The Candidatus Sulfotelmatobacter sp. genomic interval GCGCAAGCCGCTCAAACAGTCGATGCTGCACGACGCGCTGGCCGACACGCTGGCGGGGACGCCGGCGCCGGCGGCGCCGGTCGAACCGGTCCGCGCGGCGCCCATCGACGGCCTGGCGATCCTGATCGCCGACGACAACGCGGTAAACCGAAAGTTGACGTTGCAGCAGCTCAAGAAGCTCGGGTATCAGGCGGAGGCCGTCGAGGACGGCAAAGAAGCCGTCGACGCCGTGCTGGCCCGCCACTACGACTTGATCTTGATGGACTGCGAGATGCCGCGTCTGGACGGGTATGCGGCCACGCGCATGATTCGCGCCGCCGAACGGCACGGCACCACCCACATCCGCATCGTCGCGATGACCGCGAACGCGCTCGACGGCGACCGCGAAGCGTGCCTGGCCGCCGGGATGGACGACTATTTGGCCAAGCCCGTGCAGTTGGAGTCGCTGCGCGGCGCGATCGAACGCGGGGCGTCCGCCCGCTTCTCTCACCAGCGATCCGAGAGGTAAACCATTCTTCACACCCGGGTGCGGGCGTCGCGCCCGTGAGCTGAGAAAAACAGGCCTAGCGTGACTGGCTGGGGCGTCGACATCGTGACCCTCCCCGCGTCCAACGAGCAACGGCGCCTGGCGCTGATCGCGGTGGGCGCGCTTGGCATTTTCGCGCTGGCGATCGCTCCCTTCGCACGCATCCCGGCCGGCGTCTTCCCGGGCTTCCTGACCCTGTACGGCGGCGCCGGGCTGATGACGCTGGCGATCACCGGCGCGATCCTGTTCGTCCAGTTCACGCTCTCGCGCAAGCCCTCGCTGCTGGCGCTGACCTGCGGCGTGCTGTTCTGCGAGATCATCTTCGGCGCGTACATTCTGACCTTTCCGGGGACGGAGACGACGGCGCTGTTCGGCGCGTACGGCTCCGCGTTCGCCTATCTGTGGGAGCTGTGGCACACCGCGCTGCCGCTCGCGTTCGCGGCCTACGTCGTGCTGCGCCGGCTCGGCGATCGCGGCCGCGTCTCGAACGCCGCCACCGCCGCCGCCCTGACCGGCACCATCGTGGTGGCCTGGATCGCCATCGCGGTGCTGGGCGCATACGACCGCACCTTGCCCAGCCTGGTCCACCACGCGCGCTACGGACCGTGGGCCTACGTGCTCACGCTGCTGGTCGCGCTGCTCGCGTTCGGGGTGGCGATCGCGCTGCTGCGCCGCGGCAAGGGACAGACGATGCTCGACGCCTGGCTCGCCGCGCCGGCGATGGCCTTCGCGGTCGACGCGTTCATCAATTGCGTCGGCGGAGCGCAGTACAGCGTCGGCTGGTACGGTTCGCGGCTGGGCGTCATCCTGGCGACGTGCTTGTTCGTGGTGGCGCTGCTGCTCGAGACCAACCGGCTGGCGCGCTTCCTGGGCACCAGCGAGAACCGCTTGCGCGGGATCGTCAACGGCGTCGCCGACGCGCTGGTGGTCGTCGACGCGCGCGGCGCCGTCGCGTCGGTCAATCCGGCCGCTGCCGCGCTGTTCGGCTTCGTCGCCGAGGACCTCACCGGCACCCCGATCACGCGCCTGTTGCCGGAGTTCCCGACCGCGGCGCAAGCGCCCGAAGCGACGGTCGTCGAGACGACCGCGCGCGACGCGCGCGGGACGCCGTTCCCGGTCGAGTTCGCGCGCGGGCGCGACACGACCAGCGCGTCGGGCGAGACGATCCTGATCTTGCGCGACATCACCCAGCGCAAGCACGCCGACGAGGCGATCCGGCTCGCGCACGACCGTGCGGTCGAAGCGGCCGAGGTCAAGTCGCAATTCCTGGCCACGATGAGCCACGAGATCCGTACCCCGATCAACGCGGTCGTCGGCATGTCGGAGCTGCTCCTGCAGTCGAACCTCGACGACGAAGCCCGCGAGTACGCCTCGACGGTGCGCGACTCGGCCGAGTCGCTGCTGGCGATCGTCAACGACATCCTCGACTTCTCGAAGATCGAGGCCGGCCGCATGGAGCTGGAAGTCGTGCCGTTCTCGCCGGTCGTCGCGGTCGAGAACGCGACCGACATCCTCGGCGCGGCGGCGCGGAAGAAGGGGCTCTCGCTCTCGACCTACGTCGCGCCGGACGTGCCGGCCCGCGTGATCGGCGATGCCGACCGCTTGCGCCAAGTGCTGTTGAACCTGCTCGGCAACGCGGTGAAGTTCACCGGCACCGGCAGCGTGACGGTCCGCGCCATCGTCGACGCGCACGACGGCGAGTCGACCGTGCTGCGCTTCTCGGTCACCGACACCGGCCCGGGCATCGCCACCGACGTCGCGGAGCGCCTCTTCGAGCCGTTCCGGCAGGCCGATCAGTCGACGCGCCGGCGCTACGGCGGGACGGGCCTGGGGCTGTCGATCTCGCGCCGCATCGTCGAGCTGATGGGCGGCAAGATCGGCTTCGACTCGAGCCTGGGCCGCGGCTCGACGTTCTGGTTCACCATTCCCTTCCCGCGCGTGCCCGACGAGGCGAAGGCCGCCAACGACGCGGTGCGCGGCGCGCGCGTGCTGCTGGTCGACGACGAGCCGGTCGCGCGCCAGGTCGTCGATCAGTATCTGCTGGCCTGGGGCGCGATCGCGTCGAGCACCGGCAACGCGCCGCACGCGCTCGAGCTCGCGCGCGCGATGGCCGCGCGCGGCAACGCCTTCGACGTCGTGCTGATCGATCGCAACGCCGGCGGCGACGGCCTCGCCTTCGCCAGCCGTCTGCGCGCGCTGCCGGGCCTGAACAACATCCCGCTGGTGCTCATCAGCGGGACGGACGAACCGGCCTCGGCGCCCGAAGTGCGCGCGCGCGGCTTCAGCGCGGTCGTGCGCAAGCCGATCCGCCAGAAGAGCCTGCACGACGCGCTGGTCGGCGCGCTGTTCGGCGCCGCCTCCGGCACGGTGCCGCCCGACATGCGGTCGGCGTACACCGCGACCGCCGCGCGCGCGCAGGCGCGCGTTCTGGTCGCCGAAGACAATCCGGTCAACCGCAAGTTGGCGCTGCAACAGCTCAAGAAGCTCGGCTACGGCGCCGACGCGGTCGCGGACGGACGCGAAGCGATCGAGGCGATCGCGCACGGTGACTACGACTTGGTCTTGATGGACTGCCAGATGCCCGAGGTCGACGGTTTCGAGGCGACCCGCGAGATCCGGCGGGCGGAGAACGTACGCGGCGGCCACGTGCCGATCGTGGCGATGACGGCCAACGCCCTCGAGGGCGATCGCGAAGCGTGCCTGGCCGCGGGGATGGATGACTACCTCGCGAAACCGGTGCAACTGTCCGCGCTGCGCGCGACGGTGGAACGTTTCGTGAACGGAGTCGGAGTTGCCGGATAAGCAGATCCTCGACATCACGCGCCTCGAGGAGGCCTTCGAAGACGACACCGCCGGGATCGTCGAGCTGCTGGAGATGGCGCTCGAGACCGGCCGCAAGCATTGCGTGGTGCTGGGCGAGGCGATCGCGGCCGGCGACGCGACCGCGGCCGCTCGCGCTGCCCATGGGATCAAGGGCAGCGCCGGCAACATCGGCGCCAACGGCGTGATGGGGCTCGCAGCCGAGCTGGATAGCCGGGCCCGGACGGGCGATCTGACCGGAGCTGCCGATCAATTACGTGAGATCGAGCGCGGCTACGCGCAGGTCGCGGAACAAGTACGAATATACCGGGAGAGCCTCTCGTGAGCGAAGTTCTGGTCGTCGACGACCACGAGCCCAACCTCTTGCTCTACGCCAAGGTGCTGGCGAAGATCGAGGGCGTGACGCCGCGCTGCTTCACCGATCCGCGCGCCGCGCTGGCCTACGCGGAAGCCAAGGTGCCGCTGCTGGCGGTCCTCGACCAGACGATGCCGGGGATCAGCGGGCTGGATTTCGCGACCCGCTTGCGCTCGATTCCGGGCCGCGAGAGCACGCCGTTCCTGATGGTCACCGCGACCGACGAGCGCGAGCTGCGCCGCGAAGCGATGCGCCGCGGCGCATTGGGCTTTCTGACCAAGCCCGTCGATCCGGTCGAGTTCCTCGCGCTCGCGCAAAACGTGCTGACCACCGACCGCGACCGGCGCGACGCCGTCGCGCGCGCGGAACGGCAGGTGCTGCGCGTGCGCGAGATCGAGGACCTGCTCGACGAAGGCGCCGGACGCATCATCGACGCGCTCGTCGCCGCGATGCGCGCGCGCGATCCGGCCTTGGTCGAGCACGAAGAGAAGGTCGCCGCGTTGAGCGTGAAGCTGGCGCAACGGCTCGGGGTCGCGCCCACCGAGCGCGAGCTGCTCGCGCGCGCCGTCGTCGTGCACGACGTCGGCAAGCTGAGCTTCTCCGACCGTATCCTGCGCGCCACCCCGCGCATGGAGAAGCCCGACGCGCTCGACGTGCAAGCCCACGTCGCGCACGGCCGCGCGATCCTCTCGGCGGTCGGCGACGCCGCGAGCCCGCTGCTGCGGATGGCGCTGGTGCTGGCCGGGACGCACCACGAGCGCTTCGACGGCGCCGGCTATCCCGGTGGTTTGCGCGCCGAGGCGATCCCGTTCGTGGCCCGCATCGTCGCGGTCGCGGACGCATATGCCGCGATGACCGCGCCGCGGCCCTGGCGCGCGGCGATCAGCCCGGGCCACGCGCTCGCGCAGATCGAAGGCCAGCGCAACACGGCCTACGATCCGCGCGTCGTCGCGGCGTTGCGCGAAGCGCTCTCGACCGGCGCATAATCCGCGGGCACGACGCCCAGCCGTGTGCGGGCGTGCGTGTACCACACCAGTCCCGGCGCCGCGTCGCGCTGCTTGCGCACGTGCTTGCGCTCGGTGTAGTCGACCTCGACGCGGCCCGCGGCGCGGCCGCGGCTGTGCGCCGCGGCGAGGTCCGCGGCGGCGGCCAGATCGTCGTCGGCCGGCGTGCCGCCGGCCGGCGCCTGCAGCACGACGTGCGAGCCCGGCATCCCCCGCGCGTGGAACCACAGATCGTCGGGCCGCGCGATGCGGAACGTCACCTCGGCGTTCTCGCGCGGCGAGCGGCCGACGTAGATGCGCGCGCCGGACGGACGGTCGACCCGTAACGGCGCGCGCTTGCGGCCCGGTGCCGCGGCGCGCTGCGCCGGGCGTCCTTCCAGCGCATCGAGGTCGGCGGTCAGCTCGGCCAGCGTCGCGCCGTCGCTCGCCCGCTCGACCTCGAAGGCCAGCTCGTCGAGCGCCTCCGCGCGCGCGCGCAGCGCGGCGGCCCGGCGTTCCAGGTGCGGCAGCGCGTCCGTCGCTTTGCGGTACTGCGCGTAATAGCGCAGCGCGTTGGCCTTGCCGTCGAGCTCCGGGTCGAGCGCGATCGTGAGCGTGGGATTCGTCGCCGGGACGAACGTCGTCGCGCCGCCCGGAACCTCGTGCGCGTGGGTGAACAGCGCGTCGCCGCTCGCGCGCAGCCGGTCGCGGCGCGCGGCGTCCTCCTGACGCTCGCGCAGCGCCTGCAGCTCCTCCGCCGTGGCCTCTCGCCGGCGCGCGACCCGGCTCGCCAGCGACGCGCGCAAGCGCTCGCGACGGTCGCCCAGCTGCGCGGCCGTCCGCGTGCCGCGTTCGCGCGCCCACAGCGGCAGCAGCAGCGGCTCCTGGTCGTGGATCGCCGCGGCGAACTGGTCCAGCGGGACGACGTGCGCGGCCAGCAGCGCGCCGGTCTCGTCGCGGTAGACGTGGATCGGGCCCAGCTGCTCGGCGGCCGCCTCGGCCTCGCGCCACAGCACGGCGGTCGCGTCGGCGTCGCCGTCGCGGCCGTCGGCGACGAGCGACGCTTCGAGAGCGCGCGGCAGCCGCACGAGCGGCAGCGGCGGGGGCTGGTACGGCATGCCGACCTGGACCGAGCGCTCCGGGTTCTCGGCCGGCGAGAACTGCTTGGCGGCCGCGACCACCGTCCGCTCGCGCAGCACCAGGACGTTGCCGTAGCGGGGCACCAGCTCGAGCACCAGCCGCGCCCCGCTCTCGACCCCGAAGCGGGACGCCGAGCCGAACAGCAGAACGAGGAGGCGATCTCCGCGCCGGGCTTGCACGGTTGAGAGGCGCATCCCGCGCAGCGCGGTGCTCGCGGCCCGCAGCCACCCCGGATCGGCGGCCAGCGCCGGCTCCGCGTCTTCGAGCGTCACCAGCGGTGGGGTGCCGAAGGCGTCGACGACCAGCGTCGCGGGCCCGCGCCGGACGCCGCCGAAACGCAAGGCGACCCGCCCGTCCTCGAGCAGGCCGGCGTCGTCCAAGCGGGCGCCGCGTAGGGCTGCCTCCAGTTCGGTCGCCGCCCGGCGGATCAGCATCCAGTCGGTGGTCATCGCGGGCAGGTGCTTTCCCGCCCTCTCCGTATTTGTCCGGTTTGACCCTAGCGGAGGAGGGAGCTGGTCCTGACGGGGCCCGGTCTGTTGTTCGTCGTGTCGGGGCCGTCGGGGGCGGGGAAGGACACGTTGGTGGAAGGCCTCAAGGCCCGGCACGAACGTCTCTTGTACTCGGTCTCCGCGACGACTCGTGCACCGCGCGCGGGTGAGCGCGACGGGGTTGATTACTTCTTTCTGACCCGCGAGGAGTTCGAGCGGCGCCGTGATGCCGGCGGCTTTCTCGAACACCGCGAGTACAACAGCCACCTCTACGGCACGCCGCGCTCGTTCATCGACGAAGCGCTGCGGGCCGGTTACGACGTGGTCTCCAAGCCCGAGGTCAACGGGGCGCTGGCCGTCCAGCGCGCGTTCCCGGGCGCCGTCCTGATCTTCATCGTCCCCGACAAGTTCTCACACCTCCGCTCGCGTCTCGAGGCCCGCCGGACCGAGACCAACGAGCAGATCGCCGCGCGCCTGGAGATTGCGCACGACGAGTTCACCTTCGTACGACACTTCGACTATCTCGTCATCAACGAAGAGGCCCGCCCGCAGCAAGCGGTCGACGACCTCGAAGCGATCGTGCGAGCCGAACGGTACCGCATCAACCGGTATGCCGACACCCGACTGAAAGAATTGGAAAGTACCTGATCATGAGCGATAGCGTTTTCGGCGATCTCGACGGCCTGCTGCAGCACGTCGACTCGAAGTTCTCCCTGGTCAACGTCGTGACGAAGCGTGCCAAGCAACTCAACAACGGCGCGCCGCCGCTGACCGAGCGGGTCAACCCCAACAAGCCCGTCTCGACCGCCTTCAACGAAGTGCGCTCGGGCAAGATCCCCTACCACCGCACCAAAGAAGGCATCAAGTAACCCCTCTGCGCTGTCTGAGGTCTAAAGATAGCAACATGGTGATGGACCGAGCGCAGCAGAATAGTGCCCCGATGAAACGCTGTTGCGAGGTCGGACCCGGGGGCCCCACGCTACGCGTGGGGGGCGCGCAGCCCAGGGCGGAGCGCCGCTAAAATGTGCAACATGGTGATGGACCGAGCGCAGCAGAACAGCGCCCTGATGAAACGTCGTTGCGAGGTCGGACCCGGGGGCCCCACGCTACGCGTGGGGGGCGCGCAGCCTAGGGCGGAGCGCCTTTAAACATGTGCGGCATCGTTGGGTACGTCGGGAAGCGTGACTCGGTTCCGATCATTCTCGACTCGCTCGGGAAGCTCGAGTACCGCGGCTATGACTCCGCCGGTATCGCGGTCATCGATGCCGACGGGCGGTTGACCGGGTCGAAGGCCGAGGGGAAGCTGGCGAATCTGACCGCGCGCCTGCGCGACGGCCAGACGCTGGCGGGCACGACCGGCGTCGGGCACACGCGCTGGGCGACGCACGGGCGGCCCTCCGACGCCAACGCCCACCCGCACATGGACTGCAGCGGACGCTTCGCGGTCATCCACAACGGGATCATCGAGAACTACGCCGGGCTGCGCGCGCAGCTGCTGGCCCACGGTCACGTCTTCAAGAGCGAGACCGACACCGAAGTGCTCGCGCACCTGATCGAAGCGCACTACGGCGGCGACCTGGTCGCCGCGGTGCGGCAGACGCTGGGCGAAGTCCGTGGCGCGTTCGCGCTGGGCGTCATCTCGCAGGACGATCCCGAGACGCTGATCTTCGCGCGCAACGGCGCCTCGCCGCTGATCGTCGGCTTGGGCGAGGGCGAGATGTTCGTCGCCTCCGACATCCCCGCCATGCTGCCGTACACGCGCCGCGTGGTCATCCTGCAAGAGGGCGAAGTCGTCACCGTCGGGCGCGACGGCTACCAGGTGACCGCGTTCGACGGCGAGCCGATCGAGCGCGAGGTGCAGCAGATCGCGTGGGACGCCAGTGCCGCCGAGAAGTCCGGCTACAAGCACTTCATGCTCAAGGAGATCTTCGAGCAGCCGACGGTCATCAAAGAGACGTTGGCGGGCCGGATCGACGAGAGCCACGACGTGCAGCTTGGCGCGGAGCTGAAGATCGACGAGATCGTGCTGCGTGCGATGACGAAGATCTCGATCACCGGCTGCGGGACCGCCTATCACGCCGGCATGGTCGGGATGTACCTGATGCGCGCGCTGTGCAAGCTGCCCGTCGAGATGGAGTTGGCCAGCGAGTTTCGCTACGGCGACCGCTACATGGACGCGCGCACGCTGACCGTCGCGATGTCGCAGTCCGGCGAGACGGCCGACACGATCGAGGCCGTCAAGATCGCCAAGGAGCTGGGAACGCCGATCATCGGCATCTCGAACGTCGTCGGCTCGGCCTTGACGCGGCTGGCCGACGCGACGGTGTACACGCGCGGCGGCCCCGAGATCTCGGTCGCGGCGACCAAGACCTATGTCTCGCAGGCGATCGCGGCGACCCTGTTGGCGCTGTACCTGGCGCGCGTGCGCAAGTCCGCGCCGATCGAGCGGCTGCGCGAGATCGCCGAGGGAACCAAGCTGCTGCCGGCGGCGATCGACGTCGTGCTCGACACCTCCGAGGCCATCAAGAAGGTCGCCAAGCGCGTTCGCAAGGCGCGCTCGGCGCTGTTCCTGGGCCGCTACGTCAACTACCCGACCGCGCTCGAAGGCGCCCTCAAGCTCAAGGAGATCTCCTACATCCACGCCGAGGGCTACGCCGCCGGCGAGATGAAGCACGGGCCGATCGCGCTGCTCGACAGCAAGACGCCGGTCATCGGGATCGTCACCGAAGGCCGCGTGCGCGAGAAGATCCTCTCGAACATCGCCGAGTCACGGGCGCGCGAAGCACCGATCATCCTGGTCGCCAATCACGGCGACGAAGAGGCGGCCGCGCTGGCCGACCACGTCCTGTGGGTGCCGCGCGTCGACGAGATGCTCTCGCCGATCGTCAACGTGATCCCGCTGCAGCTGCTGGCGTACCACATCGCGGACATCGACGGCAAGGACGTCGACCAGCCGCGCAATCTCGCCAAGACCGTCACGGTCGAGTAGTCCGCGTGCGTCCCGACGGCCGCGCCGACGACGCGCTGCGTCCCATCTCGATCGAGCCGGGGTACCTCGCCTTCGCCGACGGCAGCGTGCTGATCTCGCTCGGCCGCACCCGCGTCATCTGCGCGGCGACGATCGAAGATCGCGTGCCGCCGTGGATGCGCGGGCGCGGGACCGGCTGGATCACCGCCGAGTACGCGATGCTGCCGCAGGCTACGCCCGAGCGCAACCAGCGCGAGTCCGTCAAGGGCCGGCCGGGCGGCCGCACCCACGAGATCCAGCGGCTGATCGGCCGCGCGCTGCGCGCCGTCGTCGACCTCTCGAAGCTGGGGGAGCGTTCGGTGCTGATCGACTGCGACGTCATCGGCGCCGACGGGGGGACGCGCACCGCCTCGATCACCGGCGCCTGGGTGGCGCTGGCGCTGGCGCTGCGTAAGCACGTCGATCCGGCCAAGACCGCGCTGTGGCCGCTGCGCGGCCAGATCGCCGCCATCTCGGTCGGCATCGTCGACGGGACGCCGGTGCTGGACCTGCCCTACGAGGAGGACAGCCGCGCCGCGGTCGACATGAACGTCGCCATGACCGACGCGGGCGGCTTCGTCGAGCTCCAGGGGACGGCGGAAGGAGAACCGTTCAGCCGCGCCCAGCTCGAGAGCTTGTTGGGGCTGGCCGAAGGCGGAATCCGCAGCCTGTTCGCCGCCCAGCGTGACGCGCTCGATCGTGGCTGACCGCGAGCGCCTGGCGGCGCTCGTCGCGGCCGTCGGAGCGTTCCACGTCACCGACCGCGCCCTGCGCGCGGCGCAGGCGCGCATCACCGCCGCGCTGGCCGCCGGCGACGCCGACGCGGGCGCGGTCCGCGCCTACCTACAGGCCGTCCGGCGCTACTTCGAGCCCTACGAGCGCGAGGCGCAGGGGCAGTTGCGCTACGTCGACCGCGAGCTCGAGCGCCTCTATCAGACGCAGTACAACCTGAGTGCCGAGCGCGGCGTGGTCGGCAAGCGGGTCGAAGCCGTGCGAGGCGTCCTCGACGCGGTCGCGGAACTGCGAGAGGAATGAAGGTCCTCGAGAAGGTCGGCCGCGAGACGTCGGACGTCTTCGCCTATGCCGGCGGTGTCAGCGAGTTGCTCGCCGACACCCTGCGCTTCGTCCTTCAGCTGCGCATCCGCATGGGCGAGACCTTCGACCAGGCCTACCTGCTGGGCGTGCAGTCGTGGCCGATCGTCCTGTTGACCTCGCTCTTCACCGGCATGGTGTTCTCGCTCGAGAGCGCGGTCCAGGCCGTGCAGTACGGGGTCGGCAACCTGGTCGGCGGCGTCGTCGCGTACTCGACCTTGCGCGAGCT includes:
- a CDS encoding response regulator, translating into MTGWGVDIVTLPASNEQRRLALIAVGALGIFALAIAPFARIPAGVFPGFLTLYGGAGLMTLAITGAILFVQFTLSRKPSLLALTCGVLFCEIIFGAYILTFPGTETTALFGAYGSAFAYLWELWHTALPLAFAAYVVLRRLGDRGRVSNAATAAALTGTIVVAWIAIAVLGAYDRTLPSLVHHARYGPWAYVLTLLVALLAFGVAIALLRRGKGQTMLDAWLAAPAMAFAVDAFINCVGGAQYSVGWYGSRLGVILATCLFVVALLLETNRLARFLGTSENRLRGIVNGVADALVVVDARGAVASVNPAAAALFGFVAEDLTGTPITRLLPEFPTAAQAPEATVVETTARDARGTPFPVEFARGRDTTSASGETILILRDITQRKHADEAIRLAHDRAVEAAEVKSQFLATMSHEIRTPINAVVGMSELLLQSNLDDEAREYASTVRDSAESLLAIVNDILDFSKIEAGRMELEVVPFSPVVAVENATDILGAAARKKGLSLSTYVAPDVPARVIGDADRLRQVLLNLLGNAVKFTGTGSVTVRAIVDAHDGESTVLRFSVTDTGPGIATDVAERLFEPFRQADQSTRRRYGGTGLGLSISRRIVELMGGKIGFDSSLGRGSTFWFTIPFPRVPDEAKAANDAVRGARVLLVDDEPVARQVVDQYLLAWGAIASSTGNAPHALELARAMAARGNAFDVVLIDRNAGGDGLAFASRLRALPGLNNIPLVLISGTDEPASAPEVRARGFSAVVRKPIRQKSLHDALVGALFGAASGTVPPDMRSAYTATAARAQARVLVAEDNPVNRKLALQQLKKLGYGADAVADGREAIEAIAHGDYDLVLMDCQMPEVDGFEATREIRRAENVRGGHVPIVAMTANALEGDREACLAAGMDDYLAKPVQLSALRATVERFVNGVGVAG
- the rpoZ gene encoding DNA-directed RNA polymerase subunit omega, whose translation is MSDSVFGDLDGLLQHVDSKFSLVNVVTKRAKQLNNGAPPLTERVNPNKPVSTAFNEVRSGKIPYHRTKEGIK
- the gmk gene encoding guanylate kinase, with translation MFVVSGPSGAGKDTLVEGLKARHERLLYSVSATTRAPRAGERDGVDYFFLTREEFERRRDAGGFLEHREYNSHLYGTPRSFIDEALRAGYDVVSKPEVNGALAVQRAFPGAVLIFIVPDKFSHLRSRLEARRTETNEQIAARLEIAHDEFTFVRHFDYLVINEEARPQQAVDDLEAIVRAERYRINRYADTRLKELEST
- the glmS gene encoding glutamine--fructose-6-phosphate transaminase (isomerizing); this translates as MCGIVGYVGKRDSVPIILDSLGKLEYRGYDSAGIAVIDADGRLTGSKAEGKLANLTARLRDGQTLAGTTGVGHTRWATHGRPSDANAHPHMDCSGRFAVIHNGIIENYAGLRAQLLAHGHVFKSETDTEVLAHLIEAHYGGDLVAAVRQTLGEVRGAFALGVISQDDPETLIFARNGASPLIVGLGEGEMFVASDIPAMLPYTRRVVILQEGEVVTVGRDGYQVTAFDGEPIEREVQQIAWDASAAEKSGYKHFMLKEIFEQPTVIKETLAGRIDESHDVQLGAELKIDEIVLRAMTKISITGCGTAYHAGMVGMYLMRALCKLPVEMELASEFRYGDRYMDARTLTVAMSQSGETADTIEAVKIAKELGTPIIGISNVVGSALTRLADATVYTRGGPEISVAATKTYVSQAIAATLLALYLARVRKSAPIERLREIAEGTKLLPAAIDVVLDTSEAIKKVAKRVRKARSALFLGRYVNYPTALEGALKLKEISYIHAEGYAAGEMKHGPIALLDSKTPVIGIVTEGRVREKILSNIAESRAREAPIILVANHGDEEAAALADHVLWVPRVDEMLSPIVNVIPLQLLAYHIADIDGKDVDQPRNLAKTVTVE
- the rph gene encoding ribonuclease PH, whose product is MRPDGRADDALRPISIEPGYLAFADGSVLISLGRTRVICAATIEDRVPPWMRGRGTGWITAEYAMLPQATPERNQRESVKGRPGGRTHEIQRLIGRALRAVVDLSKLGERSVLIDCDVIGADGGTRTASITGAWVALALALRKHVDPAKTALWPLRGQIAAISVGIVDGTPVLDLPYEEDSRAAVDMNVAMTDAGGFVELQGTAEGEPFSRAQLESLLGLAEGGIRSLFAAQRDALDRG
- a CDS encoding Hpt domain-containing protein, whose amino-acid sequence is MPDKQILDITRLEEAFEDDTAGIVELLEMALETGRKHCVVLGEAIAAGDATAAARAAHGIKGSAGNIGANGVMGLAAELDSRARTGDLTGAADQLREIERGYAQVAEQVRIYRESLS
- a CDS encoding NFACT RNA binding domain-containing protein, encoding MTTDWMLIRRAATELEAALRGARLDDAGLLEDGRVALRFGGVRRGPATLVVDAFGTPPLVTLEDAEPALAADPGWLRAASTALRGMRLSTVQARRGDRLLVLLFGSASRFGVESGARLVLELVPRYGNVLVLRERTVVAAAKQFSPAENPERSVQVGMPYQPPPLPLVRLPRALEASLVADGRDGDADATAVLWREAEAAAEQLGPIHVYRDETGALLAAHVVPLDQFAAAIHDQEPLLLPLWARERGTRTAAQLGDRRERLRASLASRVARRREATAEELQALRERQEDAARRDRLRASGDALFTHAHEVPGGATTFVPATNPTLTIALDPELDGKANALRYYAQYRKATDALPHLERRAAALRARAEALDELAFEVERASDGATLAELTADLDALEGRPAQRAAAPGRKRAPLRVDRPSGARIYVGRSPRENAEVTFRIARPDDLWFHARGMPGSHVVLQAPAGGTPADDDLAAAADLAAAHSRGRAAGRVEVDYTERKHVRKQRDAAPGLVWYTHARTRLGVVPADYAPVESASRNAATTRGS
- a CDS encoding HD domain-containing phosphohydrolase, encoding MSEVLVVDDHEPNLLLYAKVLAKIEGVTPRCFTDPRAALAYAEAKVPLLAVLDQTMPGISGLDFATRLRSIPGRESTPFLMVTATDERELRREAMRRGALGFLTKPVDPVEFLALAQNVLTTDRDRRDAVARAERQVLRVREIEDLLDEGAGRIIDALVAAMRARDPALVEHEEKVAALSVKLAQRLGVAPTERELLARAVVVHDVGKLSFSDRILRATPRMEKPDALDVQAHVAHGRAILSAVGDAASPLLRMALVLAGTHHERFDGAGYPGGLRAEAIPFVARIVAVADAYAAMTAPRPWRAAISPGHALAQIEGQRNTAYDPRVVAALREALSTGA